The following coding sequences lie in one Alicyclobacillus curvatus genomic window:
- a CDS encoding alpha/beta fold hydrolase produces the protein METNAQPVGRIVKVVRDVSRAEIYNTEEHRSFPVSIYYPSLTSRENVPASTILSLFHPATNQALDLFSDVGIEEDMLTSVKIPVVQNGHPKAVGPLPVVIFSPGFGIDRDLYVEVVTRVVQSGYVVVAVGAPYDSFLTVYPDGTVTAQANKHPSDNDQLEVRMKDIRLVMEQLDEWNEDSLRGLLAVDRIAMMGHSLGGAAAFNVAATDERVQCVVLLDASLHLIHHKVRNFSVLNIRQEAASYSDYFDVMRAEEDEETSERIARAYIENQTWLYNQLPETKSFVKIVGANHLSFSTISRLISSAEPKVMSAIQELICSFVDEFVQAKHGVYTKFMTGATRPSNVVAIDGAGIPMGT, from the coding sequence ATGGAAACAAACGCACAACCAGTTGGCCGAATCGTAAAAGTGGTACGTGATGTGAGTAGAGCAGAGATTTACAATACCGAAGAGCACAGGTCATTCCCCGTCAGCATCTATTATCCATCACTCACATCTCGGGAGAATGTTCCCGCATCGACGATTCTGTCGCTGTTTCATCCGGCGACGAATCAGGCACTTGACCTCTTCTCGGATGTTGGAATCGAAGAAGATATGCTGACGTCGGTTAAAATCCCAGTGGTTCAGAACGGACATCCGAAAGCGGTGGGTCCCTTGCCTGTGGTTATCTTTTCACCTGGTTTTGGGATTGACCGTGATTTGTATGTTGAGGTTGTCACGCGCGTCGTGCAATCAGGATATGTCGTGGTTGCAGTCGGAGCGCCGTATGATAGCTTCCTCACCGTGTACCCTGACGGAACAGTTACGGCACAGGCGAATAAACACCCTTCCGACAATGACCAGCTTGAAGTCAGAATGAAAGATATTCGATTGGTGATGGAGCAGTTGGATGAATGGAATGAAGACAGTCTCCGGGGGCTGCTCGCCGTCGACCGCATCGCCATGATGGGACATTCACTCGGTGGCGCCGCCGCCTTTAACGTGGCGGCAACAGATGAACGTGTTCAATGCGTTGTCCTACTGGACGCAAGCCTTCACTTGATTCACCATAAAGTGCGAAACTTTTCGGTTCTGAACATCCGACAGGAGGCAGCATCATACAGCGACTACTTCGATGTAATGCGGGCTGAAGAGGATGAGGAGACGAGTGAACGGATAGCCAGGGCATACATCGAAAACCAAACGTGGCTGTATAATCAGCTCCCGGAGACTAAGTCGTTTGTGAAGATTGTTGGCGCAAATCACTTGTCCTTTTCTACCATCAGCCGCCTGATTTCATCCGCTGAACCGAAGGTCATGTCGGCAATTCAGGAACTTATCTGTTCTTTTGTCGATGAGTTTGTTCAAGCGAAACACGGCGTCTACACGAAGTTCATGACGGGTGCGACGCGGCCATCGAATGTCGTAGCAATCGATGGAGCAGGAATCCCGATGGGGACGTAG
- a CDS encoding DUF4870 domain-containing protein has product MACHLAAFAGWVIPLGWILGPLTVWLIKRNQFWLVDEQGKEALNFQISLMIYGIIAGILCLILIGFLLLIALAVLQIVLVIIAAIKVSNGEHYRYPLTIRLIR; this is encoded by the coding sequence ATGGCTTGTCACTTGGCAGCATTCGCTGGCTGGGTCATTCCACTTGGTTGGATTCTTGGACCGTTGACTGTCTGGTTGATAAAGCGGAATCAATTTTGGCTTGTAGACGAACAGGGCAAAGAAGCGCTCAACTTCCAAATATCGTTGATGATCTACGGGATCATCGCTGGAATATTGTGCCTAATATTGATTGGTTTTCTGTTACTCATCGCGTTAGCTGTCCTCCAGATCGTGTTGGTTATCATTGCCGCCATTAAAGTGTCTAACGGCGAACACTACCGATATCCTCTGACGATTCGTCTAATTCGTTAA
- a CDS encoding Type 1 glutamine amidotransferase-like domain-containing protein: MRQIIALGGGGFAFDPENTLIEEYILRQSMKDNPTICFIGTASGDEEAMISSFYEIFSARNASPSDLSLFGQPPKDLNDFLSTQDIVYVGPGWARNLIVLWKEWGLDTALRNAWDKGVILAGVSAGSVCWYEEGLTMWHPPDELGMLTDLGLIQGSQCPHYNQNRRRETFYTLFLENKVSFGIGVEDDVAIHYSDNKIVRCVSSRPSGKAYRISHNNGKIVEHQLKVDILTRS, translated from the coding sequence ATGCGACAGATAATTGCACTTGGTGGAGGCGGGTTTGCGTTTGACCCGGAAAACACGCTCATCGAGGAGTACATTTTGAGGCAGTCAATGAAGGACAACCCCACAATATGCTTTATTGGGACTGCTAGTGGCGATGAGGAGGCAATGATTAGCTCATTTTACGAAATCTTTAGCGCGCGAAATGCATCCCCGTCTGATTTATCTCTATTTGGACAGCCACCCAAGGACTTGAATGACTTTCTGTCAACACAGGACATCGTTTATGTTGGACCGGGGTGGGCAAGGAATCTAATTGTGCTCTGGAAGGAATGGGGTTTGGACACTGCTCTCAGGAACGCATGGGACAAAGGTGTAATCTTAGCTGGAGTTAGTGCCGGTTCCGTGTGCTGGTACGAAGAAGGACTGACCATGTGGCACCCACCTGACGAGCTTGGAATGCTGACTGATTTGGGTCTCATACAAGGCAGCCAATGTCCACACTACAATCAAAACCGACGGCGAGAAACCTTTTATACCCTGTTTTTGGAAAATAAGGTTTCGTTCGGAATTGGTGTCGAGGATGATGTGGCAATCCATTATTCAGACAACAAAATCGTTCGTTGCGTTAGTTCCCGCCCAAGTGGAAAGGCTTATCGAATATCCCACAATAATGGGAAGATTGTGGAGCACCAACTCAAGGTCGATATATTGACTCGTAGTTAA
- a CDS encoding RNA polymerase sigma factor translates to MSESIRSLYDLYANDVYRFAKLTLGDAEEAKDVTQEVFYRAFRSMNRFRGESNPRTWIMSIARNYIFDLFRRRRIQQKAWAEYRLGQDTSVVDYPEEMHLLEDAILELKPTYRQVFVLRHVQNYSVQETATILHWSTSKVTTTDQRAIEKLRAILGGERSYGETK, encoded by the coding sequence ATGTCCGAATCCATCCGGTCGCTATACGATCTCTACGCAAATGACGTTTATCGCTTTGCAAAGTTGACGCTTGGCGATGCAGAAGAAGCGAAAGATGTTACGCAGGAAGTCTTCTATCGGGCATTCAGATCGATGAACCGTTTTCGGGGAGAATCGAATCCCCGGACTTGGATCATGAGCATAGCCCGCAATTACATCTTTGACTTGTTTCGAAGGAGACGAATTCAACAAAAAGCATGGGCTGAATACAGATTGGGACAAGACACGAGTGTAGTGGACTATCCTGAAGAAATGCACTTACTCGAGGATGCAATTCTCGAACTCAAACCCACCTACCGACAGGTTTTTGTGTTAAGGCATGTACAAAATTATTCGGTTCAGGAAACAGCCACAATTTTACACTGGTCAACAAGTAAGGTCACGACAACAGATCAGCGGGCGATTGAAAAATTACGCGCTATCTTAGGGGGTGAACGTTCTTATGGAGAGACGAAATGA